Proteins found in one Oncorhynchus mykiss isolate Arlee chromosome 17, USDA_OmykA_1.1, whole genome shotgun sequence genomic segment:
- the adipor1a gene encoding adiponectin receptor 1a isoform X1 yields MSGRNGSASDADCRISEDCRSPDVELMELGPLLEEAGRQAGGKGMMSEGASVLPDDDEDDDDEEVEEVLTLPLQAHHAMEKMEEFVHKVWKGSWRVIPFHVLPEWLKDNDYLLHGHRPPMPSFRACFGSIFRIHTETGNIWTHLLGLILFICLGTYTILRPNMYFMAPLQEKVVFGMFFLGAVLCLSFSWLFHTVYCHSEKVSRTFSKLDYSGIALLIMGSFVPWLYYSFYCSPQPRLIYLTIVCVLGIAAIVVAQWERFSTPAHRPTRAGVFMGLGLSGIVPTVHFTIEEGFVKATTVGQMGWFYLMGAMYITGAGLYAARIPERYFPGKCDIWFHSHQIFHVLVVAAAFIHFYGVTNLQEFRYGLEGGCTDDTLL; encoded by the exons ATGTCAGGCCGAAACGGGTCTGCGAGCGATGCAGACTGTCGGATCTCGGAGGACTGCCGGTCCCCGGATGTAGAGCTGATGGAGTTGGGACCCCTGCTGGAGGAGGCGGGCCGGCAGGCAGGGGGGAAAGGCATGATGTCGGAG GGGGCCTCAGTTCTgcctgatgatgatgaggatgatgatgacgaAGAGGTGGAAGAGGTCCTGACGCTGCCCCTCCAGGCTCACCACGCCATGGAGAAGATGGAGGAGTTTGTGCACAAA GTGTGGAAGGGTAGTTGGAGGGTAATCCCTTTTCACGTCCTGCCGGAGTGGCTGAAGGACAACGACTATCTCCTGCATGGACACCGGCCCCCAATGCCCTCCTTCCGCGCCTGCTTTGGAAGCATCTTCAGGATCCATACAGAAACAGGCAACATCTGGACCCACCTtctgg GGCTGATCCTGTTTATTTGTCTGGGCACGTACACCATTCTGCGGCCCAACATGTACTTCATGGCACCTCTGCAGGAGAAGGTGGTGTTTGGGATGTTCTTTCTGGGCGCGGTGCTCTGCCTCAGCTTCTCctggctctttcataccgtctaCTGCCACTCTGAGAAAGTGTCTCGCACCTTCTCCAA GCTTGACTACTCAGGTATCGCCCTGCTGATCATGGGTTCCTTCGTGCCCTGGCTCTACTACTCGTTTTACTGTTCCCCACAGCCACGCCTCATCTACCTCACCATCGTCTGTGTGCTGGGCATCGCCGCCATCGTAGTGGCCCAGTGGGAGCGCTTTTCCACGCCCGCGCACCGGCCCACCCGAGCAG GAGTCTTCATGGGCCTGGGACTGAGCGGCATCGTCCCCACAGTGCACTTCACCATCGAGGAGGGCTTTGTCAAGGCCACCACTGTGGGACAGATGGGCTGGTTCTACCTGATGGGCGCCATGTACATCACTGGCGCCGGACTGTACGCCGCCAGGATCCCTGAGCGCTACTTCCCCGGCAAATGTGACATCTGG tTCCACTCCCACCAGATCTTCCATGTCCTGGTGGTTGCGGCAGCCTTCATCCACTTCTACGGCGTCACCAACTTGCAGGAGTTCCGCTACGGCCTGGAGGGAGGCTGCACTGACGACACCCTTCTCTGA
- the adipor1a gene encoding adiponectin receptor 1a (The RefSeq protein has 1 substitution compared to this genomic sequence), which yields MSGRNGSASDADCRISEDCRSPDVELMELGPLLEEAGRQAGGKGMMSEGASVLPDDDEDDDDEEVEEVLTLPLQAHHAMEKMEEFVHKVWKGSWRVIPFHVLPEWLKDNDYLLHGHRPPMPSFRACFGSIFRIHTETGNIWTHLLGLILFICLGTYTILRPNMYFMAPLQEKVVFGMFFLGAVLCLSFSWLFHTVYCHSEKVSRTFSKLDYSGIALLIMGSFVPWLYYSFYCSPQPRLIYLTIVCVLGIAAIVVAQWERFSTPAHRPTRAGVFMGLGLSGIVPTVHFTIEEGFVKATTVGQMGWFYLMGAMYITGAGLYAARIPERYFPGKCDIWFHSHQIFHVLVVAAAFIHFYGVSNLQEFRYGLEGGCTDDTLL from the exons ATGTCAGGCCGAAACGGGTCTGCGAGCGATGCAGACTGTCGGATCTCGGAGGACTGCCGGTCCCCGGATGTAGAGCTGATGGAGTTGGGACCCCTGCTGGAGGAGGCGGGCCGGCAGGCAGGGGGGAAAGGCATGATGTCGGAG GGGGCCTCAGTTCTgcctgatgatgatgaggatgatgatgacgaAGAGGTGGAAGAGGTCCTGACGCTGCCCCTCCAGGCTCACCACGCCATGGAGAAGATGGAGGAGTTTGTGCACAAA GTGTGGAAGGGTAGTTGGAGGGTAATCCCTTTTCACGTCCTGCCGGAGTGGCTGAAGGACAACGACTATCTCCTGCATGGACACCGGCCCCCAATGCCCTCCTTCCGCGCCTGCTTTGGAAGCATCTTCAGGATCCATACAGAAACAGGCAACATCTGGACCCACCTtctgg GGCTGATCCTGTTTATTTGTCTGGGCACGTACACCATTCTGCGGCCCAACATGTACTTCATGGCACCTCTGCAGGAGAAGGTGGTGTTTGGGATGTTCTTTCTGGGCGCGGTGCTCTGCCTCAGCTTCTCctggctctttcataccgtctaCTGCCACTCTGAGAAAGTGTCTCGCACCTTCTCCAA GCTTGACTACTCAGGTATCGCCCTGCTGATCATGGGTTCCTTCGTGCCCTGGCTCTACTACTCGTTTTACTGTTCCCCACAGCCACGCCTCATCTACCTCACCATCGTCTGTGTGCTGGGCATCGCCGCCATCGTAGTGGCCCAGTGGGAGCGCTTTTCCACGCCCGCGCACCGGCCCACCCGAGCAG GAGTCTTCATGGGCCTGGGACTGAGCGGCATCGTCCCCACAGTGCACTTCACCATCGAGGAGGGCTTTGTCAAGGCCACCACTGTGGGACAGATGGGCTGGTTCTACCTGATGGGCGCCATGTACATCACTGGCGCCGGACTGTACGCCGCCAGGATCCCTGAGCGCTACTTCCCCGGCAAATGTGACATCTGG tTCCACTCCCACCAGATCTTCCATGTCCTGGTGGTTGCGGCAGCCTTCATCCACTTCTACGGCGTCACCAACTTGCAGGAGTTCCGCTACGGCCTGGAGGGAGGCTGCACTGACGACACCCTTCTCTGA
- the rabif gene encoding guanine nucleotide exchange factor MSS4 produces MDNHEQCSPSEGCADRSTLVSEDGKNIKSVLCQRCGSKVLCPGVAVIAEKELFLPAMRKKTTITQSEGSVDGDKLTAHWLVDDMYTFENVGFTKDVGRIKYLICADCEIGPIGWHCLDDKKSFYVALERVNHA; encoded by the exons ATGGACAACCACGAACAGTGCTCTCCCTCTGAAGGATGCGCCGACCGGTCTACGCTGGTGTCAGAGGATGGAAAGAATATCAAATCAGTTTTGTGCCAACGTTGTGGATCGAAGGTCCTCTGCCCAGGGGTGGCGGTGATTGCAGAGAAGGAG CTGTTCCTTCCCGCAATGAGGAAGAAGACCACTATCACCCAATCAGAGGGATCCGTGGATGGGGACAAACTGACTGCCCACTGGTTAGTCGATGATATGTACACCTTTGAGAATGTGGGCTTCACCAAGGACGTGGGGAGAATCAAGTACCTAATTTGTGCAGACTGTGAGATTGGACCCATTGGCTGGCACTGCCTGGATGACAAAAAGAGCTTCTATGTTGCATTGGAAAGAGTCAATCATGCCTAG